Genomic window (Chengkuizengella sediminis):
AATTAGGAAATCACATAAAGATATTGCCACGTTGCAAGGTGCTACCACAGGTTTTGGAGGAATTTTTACATTAGCAATAGATATTCCTGCTATTCTAGGTTTATCATTAAAAACATTACAGGATATAGCAGTTTCATATGGTTATGATCCAAGGGATAAAGATGAACGAATATTTATTATAAAGTGTTTACAATTTGCTTCTTCTGATATTGTTGGTAAAAAAGTAATATTAAATGATTTGAAAGATTTTAATAATAGAGATAGAGAAAAAGAAGCCCTTTCTCAAATACAAGGGTGGCGAGAAGTTATTGTGGTTTATAGAGATAATTTTGGTTGGAAAAAATTATTTCAAATGATACCCATAGCAGGAATGTTATTCGGTGCTTTTATAAATAAACAATCAATCGATGATGTTGCAGAAGCTGGAATGATGTTATATAAGAAAAGAAAGATAATAGAAAGATTAACAGATCAACAAGATGAAAATTAAAGATGATCTATAATGTTAAATAAACATAACAATCTTTCGCAATCTTAATATTAATCTAAAATTTTTCCTTCAAAAGGATTTCCGTTGTTAGGTTCAACTAATGTTGCAACTTGTTGAATGAATTTCTTTGTCTTTTCATCTTTAAGTCGATAAGATACTTCAAGACCATTTCTTTCCCCTGCAATAATACCTGCTGCTCTTAGTTTTTGTAAATGTGTTGAAACTGATGATTGGGGTATGTTCATACAATTCTCCATGAAAGAAACATTACATTGCTCCTTTTTCAGTAAGCCGATGACAATACACAATCTAACGGGATGACCGATTACTTTTAACATATCGGCTGTTTCTTGATATGGTTTAAAATCCACTCTATTTCACCCTTTAAATAATATTATTATATTTAGATATTACGATGTAACTGAATAGAAGTAAAGTTTTTTTATAGTTTTAGATATGGCTTTAATAACAATTTGTAATGAGTCAACCAGTGGTTATTAGGAATTTCTTAAGAATTTCTTCATTTTTGTTTAATGAGATTATTAAGAATTGATCATTATACTTAATAAGAGATTAGGAATGAGGTGTGACTGTGATGAGCTATACGATTTTAGTAACGGATGACAAGGAGGAGATTAGGGATGGTATTGAAATTTATTTAAAAAACGAAGGTTATCAAGTGCTAAAAGCAGCCAACGGTGTTGAAACGATTAAATTGTTAGAACACCATGATGTACATTTAATTATTTTGGATATTATGATGCCTGAAATGGATGGAATCCAAACGACGTTTAAAATACGTGAGAAATATAACATTCCAATTATTGTGCTTAGTGCAAAAGCTGAAGATTCAGATAAAATCCATGGTTTATCAGTAGGGGCTGATGATTATATTACAAAGCCCTTTCATCCAATGGAATTGGTGGCACGAGTGAAATCACAAATGCGTAGGTATGTTCAACTAGGGACATACAATGAGCAACAATCATCAACTGAGGTAAATGGTTTAGTTCTTGACCGGGAGGCAAAGGAAGTTAAGGTGGATGGTAAGTCAATTAAACTAACCCCAATTGAGTATAAGATTACTGAACTATTATTGCTTAATGCAGGGCGTGTTTTTTCCATTAATGATATTTATGAACGTGTTTGGCAA
Coding sequences:
- a CDS encoding EcsC family protein, yielding MMLKEVEIWEKQQDDLWFWEKIGRIPFLILDKITPKFIHKKINLILEELVSYIDNGGKYLTNQKQVLKRFSKYNINMDVNEINDIHTTIPIHIMNSVSQEIRKSHKDIATLQGATTGFGGIFTLAIDIPAILGLSLKTLQDIAVSYGYDPRDKDERIFIIKCLQFASSDIVGKKVILNDLKDFNNRDREKEALSQIQGWREVIVVYRDNFGWKKLFQMIPIAGMLFGAFINKQSIDDVAEAGMMLYKKRKIIERLTDQQDEN
- a CDS encoding metalloregulator ArsR/SmtB family transcription factor, producing the protein MDFKPYQETADMLKVIGHPVRLCIVIGLLKKEQCNVSFMENCMNIPQSSVSTHLQKLRAAGIIAGERNGLEVSYRLKDEKTKKFIQQVATLVEPNNGNPFEGKILD
- a CDS encoding response regulator transcription factor → MSYTILVTDDKEEIRDGIEIYLKNEGYQVLKAANGVETIKLLEHHDVHLIILDIMMPEMDGIQTTFKIREKYNIPIIVLSAKAEDSDKIHGLSVGADDYITKPFHPMELVARVKSQMRRYVQLGTYNEQQSSTEVNGLVLDREAKEVKVDGKSIKLTPIEYKITELLLLNAGRVFSINDIYERVWQEEAYNAENIVAVHIRKIREKIEENPKNPRYIKVVWGIGYKIEK